GCCCCTCCCTCACTGAGCCCCTCCCCTCGCCCTGCCCTGAGCCTCCGCTACTCCCGTCACTGAACACCCTccccctcactccctccttcAGAGTCCTCCTCCCTTACCCTTCACTGAGCTTGACGCCCGCTCATGGACCTCACCGTCCTCTCGGAGCCCCTTCTGAGCTGCCTCTCAGGAGCCGAGCTGTCTCGCGCACGAGTCCCAATCACTCAATCTAAGGCACTTAAAAGCACTTAGAGAACATGatgcgggggtggggcggggtggtgtgggggtggggtgtgctcCAAagtcctccttctcctccacagCAAGCCAGTGCAGCGCCCCCATCAGCCTCCTCTTCAGCCTGGGGCGGTAATCACACTGGCCACACTTTCGGGAGGTCCCCTGAGCCCACGGCCTGCTGCAGTTCTTCCCAATTGGTCTCAGCTGGTTTCTGGTCCTCCAGCCCCTGCCACCGCCCAACACAGACCCCTTTCATTTCTGATGGCACTTTCAAGTGGATGGCAGTGCCATGGTGTCTGGGTCAATGTTTGGAGGGGGTATGGCAAGATCACTTCCGCTGTGGGAAAAATGGCTAGACCTCAGCTCTATCGTTTTGCCAGTATGACTAAAGTCCCAGTTAAGCAGGGTCCCCTCAGTGACAGTGAGGAGACCCAGGAATCTGAGTTCCCAGAGGGCATGAATGGATGAGCTTGTCCCTTTCGGTGGTCCAGATTGAGCCACGGACCTTGGGCAAGCCTCCACTACACCTTCTGGGTCTGTTTCCCGCCCTGTGTGATAGGTGTGGGACACCTACTGGGAGGAGCAGACAGGAGCAGGGGCTTGGAAAGAATTTTGCCCACTGAGGGGTGGGGCTCCCCTGGGGGCCACCAAGATTTGCGAAAGCCGCGCCTAGCTCAGCAGCAGTGCTGAGGTTTGTTCTGCAAGTGAAGGGCTTGCCTGGTGAGGAACCAGCACTGCCAGATCCCCACCAGGAGGCCAGTCGCCCCTCTGTGTTAACCTCTCCATGGCCGCAGGGAGATTGGAGAAGGTGGTCCTGGTGAAGTTTGCGGCCCAGGAGACCAGGTAAAGCCGATTCAGTCAAGGGGCAGCGTTTGGTACTGTGTAAGGAGACAAGCCTCCTGAGTTGTGTCTCAGGCTTTCACTGTCACATAGTGTGGCTTCAGGCAAAAGCCTACCACAGGTGGGGACTGGAGTCCATGATTTCTAAGCACCAGCTACTAGAGCTTATGACTCAGGGGCCAGGCCAGAGAAGATGCGGTCCCCTTTCCACCCAAAATTTGGAGGAGGTGGATAGGGACTGGATGCCCTAGCAGAGCAGCTTAGGTCGAAGGACCAGGGACCCGAAGGGTTTGGGCAGTGTCCTgacggggcggggcaggggaggagggttcAGGGCATGTTAGTATTTGATTGGCTGTGCTGCCCTTCGCTCCGCCCCATGGTCTATAAGATGCACCCGCGGTTGCCTTGGCGCTAGTGTGGGGGCTGTGGCCGCGTCTCTCTCTGGTTTGAGGCCTCCATCCTTCCCAGCGTGGGGTACAGCCGGCCAGACCCGCGGACCTACTGCTGCGGACCGCCGGGGGGCGGGGGATGCCGGGCTGCCGCATCAGCGCCTGCGGCCCAGGGGCCCAGGAAGGGTCGGCGGAACCGGGGTCCCCGTCGCCGCCGCCCGGGGACCGCCTGTTGTCCCCTCAGCCACCGTCCCCAACTCCGACCTTGACCCCGACCCCGGCTCAGGCCTCACCGCAGCCCGAAGTGGCCCAGGAGTCGGCGGGCTCGGCCGAGGGGCAGGAGCTGCAGCGCTGGCGCCAGGGCGCTAGCGGGGGCGCGGGGCGCACCGGGCCGGCAGGGGGCGCGGGCGGCGGCCCGGgcgcggcagcggcggcggcggcggcagggggCCGCGCGCTTGAGCTGGCCGAAGCGCGGCGGCGACTGCTGGAGGTGGAGGGCCGCCGGCGCCTGGTGTCGGAGCTGGAGAGCCGCGTGCTGCAGCTGCACTGCGTCTTCCTGGCGGCCGAGCTGCGCCTGGCGCACCGCGCCGAAAGCCTGGGCCGCCTGGGCGGCGGCGTGGCGCAGGCCGAGCTCTATCTGGCGGCGCACGGGTCGCGCCTCAAGAAGGGCTCGCGCCGCGGCCgccgcgcccgcccgcccgcgctGCTTGCCTCTGCGCTCGGTCTGGGCGGCTGCGTGCCCTGGGGCGCCGGGCGCCTGCGGCGGGGCCACTGCCCCGAGCCCGATTCGCCCTTCCGCCGGAGCCCGCCCCGCGGCCCCGCCTCCCCCCAGCGCTGACCTCCGCACCGGGACCTCTAACCACCCCGACAGGCCATCGCCGAGGTGCCGACCGACGGATTGTGGACGCCGGCTGGATGGACGGCGTCACCGACGCCGATGGACAGATTGCCCGACCCCAGGAGGAGACAGTCGGGGGCCCGAGGGCCCGGTAAAGAAGGCTAAACTGAGGTGCGGTCTAAGCGGCTGGTGCATccgtggggcggggaggggcggggaggggcggtgCTAGGCTCCAGACCTCCTTCCCTAGGGCTTCTGGAGTCCGCTGGGTCCTTAATAAAGCTGTCCGCTTTCTGTTGCCGCCACTCCCAGACCTTCTGCGGAATGAGGTAGTAGCACCAAGTCCCCATTATAGAGTTGGACAATGGAGGCTGCTCAGATCCCAGAAAGGGTTTGCCAGCAAACTTTTACCCGTTGGAGCCTCCTGCACTGATGCAGcaccccaccctcaccttccACCAGCGCTGCATTTCCTGGGTCCCTTGGGGCTGTAAGAAGAGTCTTGCCCTTGAGGCTGCTGCTTTCTGGCACTGCCCTTCGGGAGGCCAGAATAATGAGGccccaggatggggtgggggctggCACAGCGATGTACCTCTGAGTTCTCCTCTCCTAAGCCCCTGTTTCCCATTCGGGGAGATGGAATCCCAGACAGGCTAAGGATTTGCTCCCATCATACTTATACTTAGGACCTTCCACTTCTAGGAGACAGATCTTTTCTCAGGCCCTCATGCAGCTTCGCTAAGAGTACAGTCTGACTCAGATGACCAGGGTGGGGTGTTTGGTGACTGCCTGAAGCTTTGCCGGCTCTCCTAGGGGCTCCCTCCCAACCTGTCACTAAGATGGCTCTGCCAGGGATGGAGCCAGGTGACATCCTTTAACAGGCCCCAGGGGGGCAGGTATGTCATTGGCTTCTAGATTCTAGAAAGTGGGGCCTTAAAGGGCCAGACCTGAAATGAGAtctgcttctcttcctttccacatGCCCTTCAGGCCCCCCATTCCCCTGCCCCACTCAGCTGTGAATGGCCTGGCTGCTGCTTTGCTGCTCACTGGCTGAGTTGACTGCAGCCTCACTTAGCAGTCTGTGATGTGGGTATCTTCACCTCTTGGAAGGGTTGTAGCGAGGTTAACACAGGGCAGAGGTCTGTCTTTTCCCATAAATCACGGAAGAATGTTTTATTCTCTTATATCACACCTAGAAACAGGCACTGCTTTTGCTGACGGAGCCTAGGAGCTGATTTaaagtcctcattttacagagtgGCAAGGTCAGCTAGGGACAGAACTAGGTCCTAGGCCTGTGTGTCCTTCTCGCAGTATCTCTCCGCTGTCCAGGGGCAGGGGCTAGATAGAACTGGTGTCAGCTTGTCTGCCGTGTGACCTAGAACAACTCTGCCCTCTCTTTGGGCCAGTTTCCTCAGTCCCTCTCTGAATGTAGCTGTCCCTCCTCATGTCAGGGCTTAGGAATGGGGAGAAGGGTGTAGAATGAGATAATTAAGAGTCACAGGAATCTGGTGTAATCCCAGAGTCCTCAGGGTCAGGTGCACTGCTCTGAAAGGCAGAGACCCAGGGACCCTCACCTGTCCCTCCCCCAGCTAGCTCTTCCTCTTCCCAGAACAAACTTTTTGCCTGGTTTCTCAGCTAACAGCCAGGACTTCCTGAACCCATTCTTAGCTGGGGAAGGGAAGTCCAGGAGGAGGTCTCAGAGACTCTGAGAGCTTGTGGACTGGGAGAGCAGTGAGGGGCCCTGGCATCCTCTGGCCTCCCCAGAGAGAGAGGACCTTCCAAAGCTACTTGGGTCATTTGGGGTctagaggcccagagaggacaaGGACTCCCTGGAGGTGACACAGTGAGGAGCTCAGGCTTCAGCGCTGGGCTGCAGCCAGGACTGTTTGTTTTCTGGGTTGCATGGGAGAGGGATACTTGGTCCAGAGAAGCTTTTAGCTAATGTTGTAAAGTGCTCTGTGTCACCACAATTTTGCCTTTCTCTGGGATTTATTGGTAATCAGCTTTGTCCtgattttggtgggggggggcggggcgggtagGGAATTAGAGATGGCTCTTGCTGGAGAAAGTAGTATATGTAGGAAATGGAGATTGGTCCTAGTGTCACAGGCagctctgtcccctccctccacttCCAGATGTCCCACGCTTCTCACTAAGGGCCTCGGCCAGGGCACACAGTGTTCAGTGACTTGAACCCCAGCTCTTGGTTCAGTGCTCTGTCCACTACTTCTCAGCCAATTAATAAAAGTCAACTTCCCACCACTGTCTGGCCCACTCAGGGCCCCTCTAGAAGGCTTCATATTCTCCTCAATCAACAAACATTGATCTCTGCTCAGTCCAGGGGCTCAAGAAGCAGCACTGAATCAGAGGGTCTCTGTTTTCAAGGACTTGTGTCTCTCAGCCCTCTTCTAGGCAGCCTGCCCTGGCGATGTTGGAGGGCTGTTTTTAGGCCTTCACAAGTAACTATAGCCCCTGGTTATATACTGCATCCCCACCCTGCATGACTTCCTGAACACTTTCTGGATGGCCCAGCATTCTAGCCCTGGGGACTGGACTGAGTACAGGGGATCCTGAGGGATCTGTGCCCTGAGGACATTGATTGCCACCAGTGAATCTGGAATGTCAGCTGAGGGAAGTGAGGGGCTGGAAGACCAGTTCAGGGTTTTAGTTGGGCCCTGCCCGTCCCCTGGATGAGTCCTTTCGCTCTCTTGGCTGGTCCCTGACGAGTGAGGCGCCTCTAGGCGGCGCCACCAGAGGGCAGTGTGGGCTGCTTCTCCAGGCGTGTGGGCAAGACCTGGAGCGGGCTCCGAACCCACAGTGTCCCTGCCTCCAGCCAGCCTCTTCCCTTGTTGCCCAGGCTTCTCAGGCTTTGAGCTTTAAAGGTCTGGCAGAATGTGTGGGTACTGGTGGTCACTTTAGAGAAGGGGCGGGCCTCTGACCTCAGAGGGAAGGTCCATCAGGAAAGACTTTCCTGGAGAGAGAGGTTGCCCCTGTTGGCCATCACCATCTGAGTAAAAGTCCAGAGTAGTTTCACTCCTCCCAGATTTGTTACACTGATAATTGATCAGAACACCCCATCCTGCCACCACCGCTGCCGCCACCTGGGAATCAAGGTGGCTTCCTAGAGATTAGGCTGAAGCGACAATTCACAGCTAAAGTGCTCCAGGCCTGCAGTGGGCAGTCTCTAGGAGGCTCCCTTCCCCTAACAGCCAGGGCCCTGGAGAAAAACCCAGGGTCCCAGTCTTCTCCGAGCTGAAGGAGAAGCAGAGCCTTTACCTCCTCCCTTGCTTTACAGCCAGCACGGGAGGAGGTATTTGGGAAAGCTGGGAGATCCCCAGCCTATTTCTTCCCGCATTAGACCTTGACCGCATGCTGGCTAGGAGTGATGGGGGAAGGGACTCCTTGGTTGTGGCATAATATATTAACCACCacctctatgccaggcactgtgctgagcgcTTTACACCCATTATCTCTTTCAGTCCTCCCAGCTACTCTGCAAAGTAGGAGTTAGCCCCAtttccacagatgaggaaactgagggtcagggatggcaggtgacttgcccaaggacataGGACCTCTAAGTGGGGGACACCTTAAACATTAGACTATGTGGCTTTTCATTTATCAGGCTAATGAGGGCTCCATTTATCAGGCTAATGAGGGTTTCTTAACTCTCACCCTTTGAATCTGGGTACAGTGAACCCTGGTCCTTGGTTCTGGGGAGGGATGTGATCAGACATTGGAGGGGTGGCAGAAGGTGGCATCTTCTGCCACCCCTCCAAGGTCTGGGCACACCCCAAGAGGCTGCCTCCCCTGCTTGGTTGTCTGGGCTTTGGGGGGGTAAGTCAGGCTGAGTCAGCACACCTGGCTTCAGGCAAGGGCAGGCCAAGGATGCTCAGGGCCTGGGCTTCCCTTGGAGGCTGCCTCCTCTCCCTGCATACCTGGGCTGGTGTGTTTGGTACCAAGGAGAGCAAAGAGCCTGGGATGGCAGAGGAAGAGGGTGATAAGCTCCATGGTGGGGCAGAAAGTGTCCTGTCTTAGAACTAGACAGACCTGGGATTTAGTcctgacctggagcttctctcagctgggagaccttgggcaaatgacttcccttctctgagccagtttcgtgtgtgtctgtatgtgtgtgtgtgtgtgtgtgtgtgtgtgtgtgtgtgtgtgtgtgtgtgtgtgtgttttatgggGAGTTAGGGAGGAGATAATttctgagtattaaatgagagGTCACActaagtgcctagcacatagagGAGGTCTGTAAATGTTCGGTGGAGCCAACCTACCTAGCCCAGGAGAAGCTGCCAGGACAGAGCCCCCAGGCAGTGTGGGCCTTTGCTTCTCCAGAGCATAGCCATATCAGGCATCCCTGGAACAGTCTCCCTTCTCCCCCCCATGACAGTCCCTGAGGAACTCCATAagggaagaggtggaggagggggcaggcttTTTATCCCAGGAACATTCCATTCCAGCTGCTCAGACCAGTGGGGATCCCAGCCAAGGACAGAGGCCCAAGGGAGCTCACCCCAGGAGCCCCCACCCCTTCCAGGGCGGGAGCGAGTGGAGCCTGATTCCAAAATATTGCCCCTGCACCTTCTCTCCACAATGGCCCCTCTAAAGGAAGTAGATGTCGAAGGgtttgggtggggctggggggctaTGGGAGAGACACAGTTAAAGCTCTTGAAATTATTCTTTCCAGCTCCTCCCAGCTCCTCAGAGCCTCGACTCTGGATCTGACTCCTGGATTCTGCTCCTTCCCTGGGCACCTCCTTCAGGAAGACTCCTCTCATTGACCCTACACAAGCCTGGCACCCTCCTCACTTCACAGGAGCCCTTCACTTCACAGTGGCAAGGGGCTGGATTCTGGGGAAGTTGCCAATACTATGAATTTCTCTATATATGCTGCATTTGACTTCGGCTTACACTGTACAACTGAAGATGTTACAAGTCCTTGAGACGCAGTCAGATTATTTAAGAGTGCAGCAAAGCTTTCCAATGTGAAAGTGAAAAggatctcttttaaaaatgtcatcattCTTAAACAAGTCACAGTGCAGCTGGGGTCCCCATTTTGGTAGATGCTGTTGCTTCTCAGTCTAACAGCACCAGGAGGCCTGTTTGAGGAGAAGCATTGCTCTGAGCAATCCCTCAGTTCCCCTCATTCACCGTCCTTGCCCTCTCCAGGTGGGCACGTGCCTGTGGCCCCTCAGAAAGGTAATGGGCTGCTGGCTCCCAGGGGACACACCTCTTTCTCAGGAAGAGGTGTTGGCAACATAATTctaagttttaaatgaaaaaagggaACACATTTATTCAAATAGCCTGATGGTAGAGGGAAGGGGGCCACACTGACTCACACATAACCCAGAACTTGTAGAGTTCTGCAAAATGAACGCATATAGAGTCAGTTCCTTGATGTATACATTCAGGAAGAATAAATCTCAGTGATGTGAGACAAGCATGCGTGGTTTTGAGGTTTACTCTGTGAGTGGCATTGCCGCCTTTCCTTTTTGTGTGTCTGTCACGGCTCTTTAAGTTGGCAGTTCCTTGAGCAGCTTCTGTTTAGTTTCCTTTGGCAATCTGGGCCTGCTTACTGATTTGtagactgacttctcccttgaccTGGCTCAAAGTTGACCCTCTTTATGGAGTCTTCCCCAAATAAGGATGTGTTGAGGAAACTAGGGGATGGGATGCACGTGTGAGACTGTGTGACACGCAGGGATGCGAGCGCGTTTCTGATAACATGGCAGCATGGTGATCCGTGGAGGATTGTGTGTGACCGTGCTGGTGAATGGATGGGCCTgtctgtcactcaggctcccaGCAGGAGACACAGCACACTCAAGCTGGGCAGAGACTTAAAAAGGGACTATTTCCAAAGATGGGGGCTGGGCTTAAGAAACTAACAAGGTATATGCAGCTCTCCATGGCTAGCAACAGGGAGAAGCCATTACAACTCCTGGGCCTGAAGGGGTaacagaggagaggggaggggagggcacacGGACCCGGAGAGTGCAGCTGTGTGGAGGGGGGCCCCTGACAGGAGCAGTGGTCTTTAGTTGAGAGATGTAGGCAACCACGGTGACCTGATGGGAAGGGAGCAGGGGGAATAAACACCttattctcctcctccctccagtaTCTCCTGCTGGGGACTCTCATTGGCTGAACCCAACAGAGAGGTAGGGAACAAGGGGGCCATTGATGCACAGTCCGTAGAGGTCAGCCTCCCAAGGGCACAGAGCCTGAAGGAGGGCGGAGAGTGGGACTGGAAGGGCCGACATATCATGCAACTGCCTGAGGGCATTATCTTCCATTCCCTAAAGTTCACTGCAAGGCTTTTTCCCCCTCTGGAGCTCCCCCCACCCACCATGGGTCACAGGGGGAGAGTGGGCTGTTGCTTGGAGAGCACTGTGGggttggggatgggggatgggtcTTTACCCCCTCAGCCTTCCCCTCTCTGGCTCTGATTCCCAGTTCTCGATTCCTTCCTGTCCTGGCATCTTAGATGGCTGCAGGAACTGTCCATGAGAGAACAATGCCAACCACTGAGTCAGTGTTTTTTTCACACCCGGAAACACTACACCTCTCCCAAACACACCCCCGGGCACACCTGCTGCCACACGGGCCTCTGACATAGTCACCACAAGCCATGGCTGGTGTCACAGTTGCattaagaaaatgtacaaacttgGCAAACAGTAATGCAAACTCTTTTTCTCTGTCACATGTATGTACAGGAGACATACTGTCACGCTCATCCATGTGAAATCAGAGTGTAGGGGCAGGATGGTGCAGGGGTTAACAGCAATGGCTCTGGGGGCAGACAAACCTCTTTGACCTCTCTGgcatcagtttccttgtctgtaaaatggaaattcttGCTCTTCTCTCGTGGAGGTGTTGGGAGGGTGCACTGAGAGGGTGTGGTCGGGGAGAACTTAGCAAAGTGATAGTTGTTAGTGGGAAACTCCTGTCTCCCACGTCTCATGGGGAGCACACGCGCCTGCACAAGGTCAGCAGAACACCATCAGGCGCATGTGCCCTTCCCCAGACACACCTGCCAGGAGCATGTGTACATTGGCAAGTCTCCTCCGCCCAGAATGCATTTTCCCCAGACATCCGCATGGCTTGCTTCACACTGTCTTTAAGTCTTTGTCCAATCAAATGTCACCCTTTAAAGGAGGTTCaccctttttaaaattgcaaacccAGCACTTCCAATCCCTTACCTTGCTATGTATATTTTTAGGCATTGCTGACCTTCTAAGACTATataatttagtttattttctttctgccccATTAGAATGTAATCCTCACAAGGGTAGGGATCTTGGTCCTTTGTTTGCTGATGTGTTCCCACCCCTGGAGGGGTGGCTGGCACACGTGGGCTGAATCCAGTGCATACACGCATATGCCGTGGGTTTCTGGCTCTCTCCCCTCTGAAACGAGCACGTCCAGGTgaaccccactccccacccaccccaacaAGCTAGGCCTGTGTGCTTACACTGTGAGCATTCCCCTCATGCCCAAAGCAGGAGCTGGGACAAATTTAGTCCCCCATCCCAGGACCCTAGTTGGGTAGGCACGGCCAGCGTGGGGTGGGAGGCTGCTTTCAGTCACCAAGCAAAGAAAGCCTTTCCACTCATCCTTCCAGCCATTCTGAGCCCAGCAGGGACCCAGTGAGCAGGTGAGATGGCTGGACTCACCCAGCTGACCAGGGGCCTCCTCTGCGGCCTTGTTTTTTCCACCCTGGCTGGAACCATCAAAGCCAGCACTTCAGAGGCCACTAATGAGGCTGAATATGTTAAGGACTTTGCAATCCTTGGATCAAAGAGGCTGGGTAAACAGTGGGCAGCGTCCAGGCCTGTGACTGGCTGATGCCCTGAGGCATCAGCTTATGGCTGGCAGCTGGCACTCACTCCCAGACAGCCAGGCATGGCCCCAGCTGCGTTTGGAAAGGAGAGTCCCTGCCCCTCGGGGGACCTGCTTAGAGCAAGCCAGAGCGTGTCCATCAGCAGTAGGGGGTGAGAGAGGAAGCTGGAGCACTGAGGGAGCCTTTCCCAGCAGGGAGGCCAAGCCTCAGCTCTGGCTCTGAGGGCCCTAGAAGCCCCCCAGTCCCAGCTGCCACCACTGGGGGGGGGGTCTCCAGTCCAGACTCACCCTGCTTGTTCTCCACCTGCTTCCTGGGAAGGGTTAGGGAAGGGTGAGCAGGGCTGGGGTCAAGCAGCCCTGAGCACTGGAGTGTGAGGCCAGGTCCAGGGTCATTAGGACTCCAGGTAGGAAACattgaaatatttgctttttttttttttaaaatattaattaatttatttatttaggctgtgttgggtcttcgtttctgtgcgagggctttctctagttgcggcaagtgggggccactcttcatcacggtgcatgggcctctcaccatcgcggcctctcttgttgcggagcacaggcttcagacgcgcaggctcagtaattgtggcttacgggcctagccgctccgcggcatgtgggatcctcccagaccagggctcgaacccgtgtcccctgcattggcaggcagattctcaaccactgcgccaccagggaagcccgaaatatTTGCTCTTTAGCAAGAGACTTGCTGAGGTAATGTCCAGGGGCAAGTCACACCTGTGTGGACAGGGGCTCCTAGGACAGTTGCCAAGCTGGGCTGGTGTTGGGGGAAGGAGGAGCATTCCCCAGCTACAGCCCAGGACTCAGACCCTGCCCTCCAAATGTCCCCTCCCATAATACAAGCCAGACTCAGGCTGGGGGAAGCAGCCACAGATCCCACAGACTGTGGAAGGTCCTTCTCCCAGGAGAAAGCATGGTACTAGGTTCAGTGTAGACAATCTTTATTGGCAGGTGTTAAGAGTGCTAAATAGTAGCAAATACAAAGGGAGTGGAAGGGAAGTGGGGCGTGGCTCTCCTCCCCCATGTAAGGACCCTGTAACCAGGCCAGTGGGGTGGGAGCACTTGACTGTGGCTACTTTGGACCCAGCACCTTCTGGAGAACAAGCTCCCAGGCAGGAGGGCTCCTCAGGACATGGGGGAAGGGGGCTGTACCCCAGCAGGGGCATGGGCTGTGTCCCACCCCAGGCTGCTTCATTCCTGTCCACCACACACCTCAACCGACAGCTCGGGGTAGGGGTGTTAGGGGACTGAGCTAAACCTATCCCTTTCCAAACCTAGGTATCTgcctcatgcctcagtttccctcctcCTAGTTAGTGGCCCAGCCCGACCCAAAGTGAGTGGTTCCCATAACGTACCATATTTTAGCCACTGTGTGGGCTGCACGCCCTCGGAGGCTGCTCTTTTCACTGTGGGCTGGCCCGACCCAAAAAAGACCCTTTCTAGGCCACAGAAATCAACCTGAGATGATAGGCATGGAAGCTACCATCCCAAACATTCTTTGTCTCCTGAAGGCAATTGACCCCCAAGACGAATTTCCCCTGCACCCCACAATCATGCTGGTCCAAAAGTGTAGTACAAATAACCAAAAGGTCCATTTACCAAGAACCTAAGCTTGGCCTTCAGCCCACAGGGGCTTCACTCAGGGGAGGAGTCTGGTCTGTTCAGTTTAAGGCCCAACCCTGCAGCAGTGCTGGGCTACCTGGCACGGGCTGCCTGTCTCTGGTCATGTTCTCCATGCACTTCTGGAGGCCCCAGTCCATCTGGAGAGGCCTAGTCCTTTCTGGCCAGGGTCTGAGTCAGTTACAAGGCAGCCAGGTGGGATAGGAGGCGTGGGCCCGGGACAGCAGAGGCTGCACGGGGGTCACGTAGTAATTGACAGTGGCGGGCACGACCCCGTCAGGGACTGGGGAGCGCCAGGCCAGGGCGGCCGCGGCTGCCGGGCCCTGCTCGGCCAGCGCCTGGAGCGCCAGCGTGGCGATGAGGCCCAGCGTCTGGCGGCGCTCGTGGCTCATGAGGCACACTGTGCTCTCGTTGACCACCCGGTGCAGCGTCACCAGGCAGGCGTAGCGGCGCGCCGAGTCGGCCCCGCTGAAGTGGGCCTCGAGGTAGCGCTCCAGCATGCGCTGCTGCTCCGCCAGGTCCGGGAAGTCGATGAAGAAGCGGGAGCACATGTAGCGCTGAAGGGCGCTCACGTCGGTGCTGGGCTGCGGCCGTAAGCCCCGCACCAGCAGGTGGCAGTACTTGAGGAGGCCGCCCCCTCGGATCTCTTCGGGACTGCGTGTGGCGATGACGCGGTGCTGCAGGTGGTCCAGGGCCTCGGCGAAGTCCCCGTACAGGCTCTCGCCTGTCACCGTGGGGTGGAAGGCCTCGGACATGGGCGTGGAGGAGCACTGGCTGAAGAGCAGCAGGGAGTCCAGGAGGATCTGGAAGGAGTCTACGCTAAACTCGAATTGGCGCCTGACCGAATCCACGAACTTGAGCTCCACGTTCTTACCGCTCTTGTTGGACAACGAGATGAGGCTCCAGTGGTCCGTGTCTGTGCACACTTTCACCAGCTTCTGCACATAAGCCTCCTTGAGTGTCAGGGGTGTGATCTTGGCCCGGCTCACGCCGGCCGGCAAGAAGTCCAGCAGGCAGGCCAGCACCACCTCTTTGGTCAGCTGGAAAGACGCCTCGCTGCGCAGGTCCACGCGGAACACCAGGTCCAGGTCCTTGTAGCCCAGGCCACTCTCGGGGTGCAGCACGTGGCTGGCGGCCGAGCCGTGCAGCCGCACACCGTGCACGCACAGTCCCTGCTCCTCCAGGCTGCTGCGGACGACCTGCAGAGGGGATGGCAGGAGGGAGAGGTATCAGCGACTAGGGCCCCTGGGGTTCGCTGTGGGCTTCCACGTAATAATCACAGTGACATCAATCACTGTTGACCACTTATCAGCTGTTGTGCCTTTGGAAAATCATTTAAATCTCTAAGCCTAAACCTCTATTTCCTAATCTAGAGAGTGGCCCGTTTGGAGGAATGACTCAGCAATAATGATAGCACATACGTGCATAGAATTTACTAAATGCCAGGTCCTGATCTAAGCACTTTATACATTAGGATATAAACTTACGTAAATCTTACAGTGACTCTGTGAGGTGGGTATTATTACTCCCACTCTACATATGgggaaatggaagcacagaggggccaagtaacttgcccaaagtcacacagctggtgaatgCAGAGCTGGGAATTAAACTCAGAGTTCATGTCTTAACCAGTATGCAATTCCACCTCTCTAAAACTGCAAGTAAAACACTTCATTTTGTGCCAGACATGATGCAAACTGCTCAAA
Above is a window of Balaenoptera acutorostrata chromosome 1, mBalAcu1.1, whole genome shotgun sequence DNA encoding:
- the TRNP1 gene encoding TMF-regulated nuclear protein 1, which codes for MPGCRISACGPGAQEGSAEPGSPSPPPGDRLLSPQPPSPTPTLTPTPAQASPQPEVAQESAGSAEGQELQRWRQGASGGAGRTGPAGGAGGGPGAAAAAAAAGGRALELAEARRRLLEVEGRRRLVSELESRVLQLHCVFLAAELRLAHRAESLGRLGGGVAQAELYLAAHGSRLKKGSRRGRRARPPALLASALGLGGCVPWGAGRLRRGHCPEPDSPFRRSPPRGPASPQR
- the TENT5B gene encoding terminal nucleotidyltransferase 5B, which translates into the protein MMPLESGAESPDRAAAQVETAAASAVATAAPAGGGPDPEAASASLGRHLSRLSWPQVKRLDALLSEPIPIHGRGNFPTLSVQPRQIVQVVRSSLEEQGLCVHGVRLHGSAASHVLHPESGLGYKDLDLVFRVDLRSEASFQLTKEVVLACLLDFLPAGVSRAKITPLTLKEAYVQKLVKVCTDTDHWSLISLSNKSGKNVELKFVDSVRRQFEFSVDSFQILLDSLLLFSQCSSTPMSEAFHPTVTGESLYGDFAEALDHLQHRVIATRSPEEIRGGGLLKYCHLLVRGLRPQPSTDVSALQRYMCSRFFIDFPDLAEQQRMLERYLEAHFSGADSARRYACLVTLHRVVNESTVCLMSHERRQTLGLIATLALQALAEQGPAAAAALAWRSPVPDGVVPATVNYYVTPVQPLLSRAHASYPTWLPCN